From a single Pempheris klunzingeri isolate RE-2024b chromosome 2, fPemKlu1.hap1, whole genome shotgun sequence genomic region:
- the LOC139208509 gene encoding green-sensitive opsin-like — translation MVWEGGIEPNGTEGKNFYIPMSNRTGIVRSPFEYQQYYLADPIMFKLLAAYMFFLICTGTPINGLTLLVTAQNKKLRQPLNYILVNLAVAGLIMCAFGFTITITSAVNGYFILGATACAVEGFMATLGGEVALWSLVVLAVERYIVVCKPMGSFKFTGTHAAAGVLFTWIMAFACAAPPLFGWSRYLPEGMQCSCGPDYYTLAPGFNNESYVMYMFVVHFFIPVFLIFFTYGSLVLTVKAAAAQQQESESTQKAEREVTRMCILMVFGFLVAWVPYASFAGWIFMNKGAAFTALTAAIPAFFAKSSALYNPVIYVLMNKQFRNCMLSTIGMGGMVEDETSVSTSKTEVSSVS, via the exons ATGGTCTGGGAAGGCGGAATTGAGCCCAATGGCACAGAGGGCAAGAACTTCTACATCCCCATGTCCAACAGGACTGGGATTGTTAGAAGTCCTTTTGAATACCAGCAGTACTATTTGGCAGATCCCATCATGTTCAAGCTTCTGGCTGCTTACATGTTCTTCCTGATCTGCACTGGAACTCCCATCAATGGTCTGACACTGCTGGTAACGGCTCAGAACAAGAAGCTCCGGCAACCACTGAACTACATCCTGGTCAACCTGGCTGTGGCTGGACTGATCATGTGCGCCTTCGGattcaccatcaccatcacatctGCTGTCAACGGCTACTTCATTCTGGGAGCCACTGCCTGCGCTGTTGAAGGATTCATGGCCACACTTGGAG GTGAAGTTGCTCTCTGGTCACTGGTCGTCTTGGCTGTTGAGAGATACATCGTCGTCTGCAAACCCATGGGAAGCTTCAAGTTCACTGGAACTCATGCTGCAGCTGGAGTCCTTTTCACCTGGATCATGGCTTTTGCATGTGCTGCTCCCCCATTGTTTGGCTGGTCCAG GTACCTTCCTGAGGGCATGCAGTGCTCCTGTGGCCCCGACTACTACACTCTGGCTCCAGGCTTCAACAATGAGTCATACGTCATGTACATGTTTGTGGTCCACTTCTTCATTCCAGTCTTCCTCATTTTCTTCACTTATGGAAGCCTTGTGCTGACTGTCAAAGCC GCTGCAGCCCAGCAGCAGGAGTCAGAGTCCACCCAGAAGGCTGAGAGGGAAGTGACACGTATGTGCATCCTAATGGTCTTTGGCTTCCTGGTAGCTTGGGTGCCATATGCCAGTTTTGCTGGTTGGATCTTCATGAACAAGGGAGCTGCCTTCACCGCCCTGACAGCAGCCATCCCCGCCTTCTTTGCCAAGAGCTCAGCCCTGTACAACCCTGTCATCTATGTGCTGATGAACAAACAG TTCCGTAACTGCATGCTGTCCACTATTGGAATGGGCGGCATGGTGGAGGATGAGACCTCAGTTTCCACAAGCAAGACAGAGGTGTCTTCTGTCTCTTAA
- the LOC139216738 gene encoding green-sensitive opsin-like codes for MVWEGGIEPNGTEGKNFYIPMSNRTGIVRSPFEYPQYYLADPIAFKLLAAYMFFLICTGTPINGLTLLVTAQNKKLRQPLNYILVNLAVAGLIMCAFGFTITITSAVNGYFILGATACAVEGFMATLGGQVALWSLVVLAVERYIVVCKPMGSFKFTETHAAVGVLFTWIMAVSCAAPPLFGWSRYLPEGLQCSCGPDYYTLAAGFNNESYVMYMFVVHFFTPVFLIFFTYGSLVLTVKAAAAQQQESESTQKAEREVTRMCILMVFGFLLAWVPYASFAAWIFMNKGAAFTATTAGIPAFFAKSSALYNPVIYVLMNKQFRNCMLSSIGMGGMVEDETSVSTSKTEVSSVS; via the exons ATGGTCTGGGAAGGCGGAATTGAGCCCAATGGCACAGAGGGCAAGAACTTCTACATCCCCATGTCCAACAGGACTGGGATTGTTAGAAGTCCTTTTGAATACCCACAGTACTATTTGGCAGATCCCATCGCGTTCAAGCTTCTGGCTGCTTACATGTTCTTCCTGATCTGCACTGGAACTCCCATCAATGGTCTGACACTGCTGGTAACGGCTCAGAACAAGAAGCTCCGGCAACCACTGAACTACATCCTGGTCAACCTGGCTGTGGCTGGACTGATCATGTGCGCCTTCGGattcaccatcaccatcacatctGCTGTCAACGGCTACTTCATTCTGGGAGCCACTGCCTGCGCTGTTGAGGGATTCATGGCCACACTTGGAG gtcaaGTTGCTCTCTGGTCACTGGTCGTCTTGGCTGTTGAGAGATACATTGTTGTCTGCAAACCCATGGGAAGCTTCAAGTTCACCGAAACTCATGCTGCAGTTGGAGTCCTTTTCACCTGGATCATGGCTGTTTCATGTGCTGCTCCCCCATTGTTTGGCTGGTCCAG GTACCTTCCTGAGGGTCTGCAGTGCTCCTGTGGCCCCGACTACTACACTCTGGCTGCAGGCTTCAACAATGAGTCATACGTCATGTACATGTTTGTGGTCCACTTCTTCACTCCAGTCTTCCTCATTTTCTTCACTTATGGAAGCCTTGTGCTGACTGTCAAAGCC GCTGCAGCCCAGCAGCAGGAGTCAGAGTCCACCCAGAAGGCTGAGAGGGAAGTGACACGTATGTGCATCCTGATGGTCTTTGGCTTCCTGTTAGCTTGGGTGCCATATGCCAGTTTTGCTGCTTGGATCTTCATGAACAAGGGAGCTGCCTTCACCGCAACCACAGCAGGCATCCCCGCCTTCTTTGCCAAGAGCTCAGCCCTGTACAACCCTGTCATCTATGTGCTGATGAACAAGCAG TTCCGTAACTGCATGCTGTCCTCTATTGGAATGGGCGGCATGGTGGAGGATGAGACCTCAGTTTCCACAAGCAAGACAGAGGTGTCCTCTGTATCTTAA
- the synprb gene encoding synaptoporin b → MCMVIFAPIFAICAFATCGGYSGHLQVKVDCADRRQSNLSINIDFGYPFRLKDVHFKAPLCEAKREEILFLDGDFSSAAQFFLTVGVFAFLYSLLATVVYVFYQNKYLKNNRGPLVDFVVTVIFSSMWLVSSCCWAKTLSDIKTATDPTQVLLLISACRAQENKCTVTQEPLWSRLNTSAVFGFVNVILWVGNIWFVFKETGWYKTGQKYPTRSASGKRSEMQQRLYSESSFEQPEESCGPQPCRQDSVNQSKMDFGQQVHRQGSLNQSQVSLSLPHAYLGKPVICENENKVASQGPMIFVNQM, encoded by the exons atgtgtatggTTATATTTGCTCCG atttttgccATCTGTGCTTTTGCAACATGTGGAGGATACTCTGGTCATCTCCAGGTTAAAGTGGACTGtgcagacaggaggcagagtAACCTGAGCATCAACATCGATTTTGGCTATCCTTTCAG ATTAAAAGATGTGCATTTCAAGGCTCCCTTGTGTGAGGCAAAGAGAGAAGAGATTCTTTTTCTAGATGGCGACTTCTCCTCAGCTGCTCAGTTTTTCCTGACTGTGGGTGTTTTTGCTTTCCTGTACTCTCTACTGGCGACCGTTGTCTATGTCTTCTACCAGAACAAGTATCTGAAGAACAACAGAGGCCCACTTGTG GATTTCGTTGTCACGGTCATCTTCTCCTCAATGTGGCTGGTCAGCAGTTGTTGTTGGGCCAAAACTCTCTCTGATATCAAGACAGCCACAGACCCAACACAAGTGCTTCTGCTCATCTCAGCCTGCAGAGCTCAGGAGAACAAATGTACGGTTACCCAGGAGCCTCTCTGGTCACGTCTTAATACATCAGCG gtttttggttttgttaaCGTCATCCTCTGGGTTGGGAATATTTGGTTTGTCTTCAAGGAGACGGGATGGTACAAGACGGGTCAGAAATATCCAACCAGGAGTGCCTCTGGGAAACGCAGTGAAATGCAACAGCGGCTCTACAGCGAGAGCAGCTTCGAGCAGCCAGAGGAGAGTTGTGGCCCACAGCCCTGCAGACAAGACAGTGTGAACCAGTCAAAGATGGATTTTGGTCAGCAGGTTCACAGACAAGGTAGCCTCAACCAGTCGCAAGTAAGCTTGAGCTTACCACATGCATATCTCGGCAAACCGGTAATTTGTGAGAACGAGAATAAAGTGGCCTCTCAAGGGCCGATGATATTTGTCAATCAGATGTAA